The DNA segment ACGATGATTGAAGAAAACGTCGTAAGGGCCGCTGGCGTGAGCTTCATGATGTGCGGCGAAGAGATTGAACGCCTTATAAAGGACATCGGCTACCAGGCTCGACAAAGAGACTTTTACTACAGGCTGGTTAACTGACGTCATGGCCACAGTCCGTGCCTGTGTCCCTATAACACGGTAATAAAATGAAAAAACTGCTGTGCATAATAAAACCCTTCAAGCTGCAGGACGTCCTCAAGACCCTGACAGAGGCGGGCATAAAAGGCGTCACCATTACCGAGGTCAAGGGCTACGGGCGGCAGAAGGGCCACCTTGAACTCTACCAGGGTTCAGAGTACGTCATCTCCTTCCTGCCCAAGATAGAGCTTGAGATGACCGTTCCCGATGAAGACGCGGAGAAGACCATCGAGGCCATCAGGAATGCCGCCATCACCGGCCGCATAGGCGACGGCAAGATATTCGTCTTCAACGCGGACGGGGCCCGCCCGCGGTAGGCAACGAAGTTTTACTTCGTTGATAATAACAAACCCTCAACGACTATATCCATATCATAGACTCGGGGGTGCCGCAGGGTTTTAACCCTGCGGAAAGCAGCGCCCAGGGCTAAAGCCCTGGGGCACCCACATGTATTTAATGTTTCTCTACACTTTTAATTATAAGTGTCTTACCAAGTTTCTTGAATTCTT comes from the Candidatus Bathyanammoxibius amoris genome and includes:
- a CDS encoding P-II family nitrogen regulator; this translates as MKKLLCIIKPFKLQDVLKTLTEAGIKGVTITEVKGYGRQKGHLELYQGSEYVISFLPKIELEMTVPDEDAEKTIEAIRNAAITGRIGDGKIFVFNADGARPR